A window of Candidatus Bathyarchaeota archaeon contains these coding sequences:
- a CDS encoding signal recognition particle protein Srp54 — translation MALDKLSSSLTDAIKKLFKAGVVDEAAVKELVRDIQRALLQSDVNVQLVLQISKSIEERALKEKVPPGVSRREHVIKVVYEELTRFIGDKPVPLKVEPGKKKTIMLVGIQGSGKTTHAAKLSRYFQKRGLKVGLIAADTYRPGAYAQLQQLANRINVPIYGEANAKDPVKVAKEGFKHFADRDLIIIDTAGRHKEEKDLIKEMKDLEKNIHPDEVIMVIDGTIGQQALAQAKTFHEATPIGAIIVTKLDGSSRGGGALSAVAATGAPIKFIGTGEKIEDLEAFVPSRFVGRLLGMGDLETLLEKVHDAEVKVPPKKAKEILSGNFTLTDMYEQFAAVKNMGPFSKVMKMIPGMSSSNIPDDMLNTAEGRLDTWQVIIQSMTPAEKENPKILNSSRARRIARGSGTTEKDVKELVKQYFNMKKMLKMFKRKKKLPFGLGGGKGMPPMGFQ, via the coding sequence ATGGCACTTGACAAACTAAGTTCCTCATTAACTGACGCCATAAAAAAGCTCTTCAAAGCGGGCGTCGTAGACGAAGCGGCAGTGAAGGAACTGGTCCGCGACATACAGCGGGCGCTTCTACAATCCGACGTCAACGTTCAGCTTGTTTTGCAGATCAGCAAAAGCATCGAGGAACGCGCCCTAAAAGAAAAAGTGCCCCCCGGCGTATCCAGACGCGAACACGTCATAAAAGTCGTCTACGAAGAACTAACCCGATTCATCGGCGACAAACCTGTCCCACTCAAAGTTGAGCCAGGCAAAAAGAAAACCATCATGCTTGTCGGCATTCAAGGTTCAGGTAAAACCACTCACGCCGCCAAACTTTCTCGTTACTTCCAGAAACGCGGCTTAAAAGTTGGTTTAATCGCGGCTGACACTTACCGTCCAGGCGCGTATGCCCAACTTCAGCAGCTAGCTAACAGGATTAATGTTCCGATTTATGGGGAAGCAAACGCTAAAGACCCTGTTAAAGTTGCCAAAGAGGGCTTCAAACACTTCGCTGACCGTGACCTAATCATCATTGATACCGCTGGGCGTCATAAGGAAGAAAAAGACCTCATCAAAGAAATGAAAGACCTCGAAAAAAACATCCACCCCGACGAAGTCATCATGGTCATAGACGGCACCATCGGCCAGCAGGCGCTTGCACAGGCGAAGACTTTCCATGAAGCCACCCCCATCGGCGCAATCATCGTCACAAAACTCGACGGTTCTTCACGTGGAGGCGGCGCGCTCTCCGCAGTTGCAGCCACAGGTGCACCCATCAAGTTTATCGGTACAGGCGAAAAAATCGAGGACCTTGAAGCTTTTGTGCCTTCGCGGTTTGTGGGTCGCTTGCTGGGTATGGGTGACTTAGAGACTCTTTTGGAGAAGGTTCATGACGCCGAAGTCAAGGTGCCCCCTAAGAAAGCCAAAGAAATCCTCAGCGGCAACTTTACCTTAACTGACATGTACGAGCAGTTTGCGGCTGTCAAAAACATGGGGCCCTTTAGCAAAGTCATGAAGATGATACCCGGAATGTCCTCTTCAAACATTCCTGACGACATGCTAAACACTGCCGAAGGACGCCTCGACACATGGCAAGTAATCATCCAATCTATGACGCCTGCTGAAAAAGAAAACCCCAAAATCCTCAACTCTTCACGTGCCCGACGAATCGCCCGCGGTTCAGGAACCACAGAGAAAGACGTCAAAGAACTCGTCAAACAGTACTTTAACATGAAAAAGATGCTCAAGATGTTTAAGCGTAAAAAGAAGCTGCCGTTTGGGTTAGGCGGCGGTAAAGGTATGCCCCCGATGGGTTTCCAGTAG
- a CDS encoding translation initiation factor IF-5A, translated as MSRPVDVGELRVGGYMMIDGEPCRIVDIAKSKPGKHGSAKARIVAIGIFDNQKRQFVKPVDAGAEIPIIDKRPGQVFAVNPTGVQIMDLETYEYIDAPFPDEEDLKAKLVAGTEIEYWKILGKVKIVRTK; from the coding sequence ATGAGCAGACCCGTAGATGTCGGAGAATTACGCGTTGGCGGCTACATGATGATTGACGGCGAACCCTGCCGCATCGTGGACATAGCAAAATCGAAGCCTGGCAAACACGGTTCAGCCAAAGCCAGAATCGTCGCCATCGGGATATTCGACAACCAAAAAAGACAATTCGTTAAACCCGTAGATGCAGGCGCAGAAATCCCAATCATCGACAAACGACCTGGCCAAGTATTCGCGGTTAACCCAACAGGCGTCCAAATTATGGACCTTGAAACCTACGAGTACATTGACGCGCCGTTTCCAGATGAGGAAGACCTTAAAGCCAAATTGGTTGCCGGCACCGAGATCGAGTACTGGAAGATTCTTGGTAAAGTCAAGATTGTTAGAACAAAGTAG
- a CDS encoding tyrosine-type recombinase/integrase, translated as MAEAEAPSNAESSHLRFKCKVNREGEPQHGRESSSNQADHAVTCPECGSSSLYRDGQRYYPDGSVFQRWLCRNCNYRFTEKPPKENSKWSINTETAIVSISQICATIEEAKNLETAAETKTVAGMGQITDADVKGKLLQFALYCQKDGLSDSTVKTFNTALRSIARHANINDPENVKEALAKMNLVENTKFVYSCAYTKFLTFLGKTWTPPKYDYIEKLPEFLPTEAEIDALITGSAKRLSALLQLMKETGMRLGECLSLTWACINFDMRTITLRKAEKHSSPRVFAVSTVLISMLSNLRRENDKVFGRMNKSSATWCLINQRRRIAHRLSNPRIAKIHFHLIRHWYATMQYHKKPDIFYISKLLGHKSVLTTQIYVNLEKMAFGESSNDYIVKVASTVEEACKLLEVGFEYVTEMEGQKLFRKRK; from the coding sequence ATGGCTGAAGCTGAGGCTCCAAGCAACGCCGAATCTTCTCACTTGCGCTTCAAGTGCAAAGTTAACAGAGAAGGTGAGCCTCAGCATGGCCGCGAGAGTTCAAGCAACCAAGCCGATCATGCCGTTACGTGTCCAGAGTGTGGATCAAGTAGTCTCTACCGTGACGGTCAACGATATTATCCTGATGGTTCAGTATTTCAGCGCTGGCTCTGCAGGAACTGCAACTACAGATTCACCGAAAAACCACCAAAAGAAAATTCAAAGTGGTCAATAAATACCGAGACAGCCATAGTTTCTATAAGCCAAATATGCGCAACCATCGAGGAAGCGAAAAATTTGGAAACTGCAGCGGAAACAAAAACCGTTGCGGGAATGGGACAAATTACTGATGCAGACGTCAAAGGCAAACTGCTCCAGTTCGCGCTCTACTGCCAAAAAGACGGCTTATCCGACTCAACAGTAAAAACCTTCAACACCGCCCTCCGCAGCATAGCAAGACACGCCAACATAAACGACCCTGAAAACGTAAAAGAAGCCCTCGCAAAAATGAACCTAGTTGAAAACACAAAATTCGTCTACTCTTGCGCCTACACCAAATTCCTAACTTTCCTTGGTAAAACTTGGACACCGCCAAAATACGACTACATCGAGAAACTGCCAGAATTCCTACCAACCGAAGCCGAAATCGACGCACTCATAACAGGCTCAGCAAAAAGACTCAGCGCTCTGCTCCAGCTGATGAAAGAAACAGGAATGCGACTGGGCGAATGCCTTAGCTTAACTTGGGCATGCATAAACTTTGACATGCGCACAATTACGCTACGCAAAGCAGAGAAACACAGTTCACCACGAGTCTTCGCCGTATCAACAGTGCTGATAAGCATGCTAAGCAACCTGAGAAGAGAAAACGACAAGGTCTTCGGTAGAATGAACAAAAGCAGCGCAACATGGTGCCTGATAAACCAGAGAAGACGCATCGCACATAGACTAAGCAACCCACGCATCGCAAAGATACACTTCCATCTCATACGCCACTGGTACGCAACCATGCAGTACCATAAAAAACCCGACATCTTCTATATCTCAAAACTGCTGGGGCACAAAAGCGTCCTTACCACGCAGATCTACGTTAACTTGGAGAAGATGGCATTCGGCGAAAGCTCCAACGACTACATAGTCAAAGTGGCATCGACCGTTGAAGAAGCATGTAAACTCTTAGAAGTCGGCTTCGAATACGTTACAGAAATGGAAGGCCAGAAGCTTTTCAGAAAACGCAAATGA